The following proteins come from a genomic window of Synergistaceae bacterium:
- a CDS encoding anti-sigma regulatory factor, which produces MSSAYVESYVVDGNELVAIGEASTKIKAVLKMLGISSDLIRRAAIVAYEAEMNLVIHGGGGSMSLEVGPGSIKILAVDTGPGIPDINKAMTEGFSTASDKIREMGFGAGMGLPNIKRNSDNFELTSEVGKGTTLKSEILLQKT; this is translated from the coding sequence GTGTCCTCCGCATATGTGGAAAGCTACGTCGTGGACGGGAACGAACTCGTCGCCATCGGTGAAGCCTCTACAAAAATCAAGGCTGTTCTCAAAATGCTGGGGATCTCCTCCGACCTCATCCGGAGGGCCGCCATCGTCGCCTACGAAGCCGAAATGAACCTGGTCATCCACGGCGGAGGCGGGAGCATGTCCCTGGAGGTGGGGCCCGGAAGCATCAAAATACTGGCGGTGGATACCGGACCGGGGATACCGGACATCAACAAGGCAATGACAGAGGGATTTTCCACCGCCTCCGACAAAATAAGGGAAATGGGCTTCGGCGCGGGCATGGGACTCCCCAACATAAAACGCAATTCCGATAACTTTGAACTCACCTCCGAGGTGGGAAAGGGAACAACCCTGAAATCCGAGATTCTGCTGCAAAAAACCTGA
- a CDS encoding 4Fe-4S dicluster domain-containing protein, which produces MSLGIAVRHSACRRCTKCIRSCPTRAMRIFQGMVRVDDELCMGCGECIRVCPWKAIEVRQDSWDTIRKNQNLLLTADPSFYVQTGSSGRTGALQDSLTRLGFEDISDYISTAYDLAALAIGRQINERKPEELPLISTYCPAVLRLIQLNHPELIRHLVGVESPLEIGIDYWRNTTGRGESVALIAPCPAMSQLQSLPAGRVKSNFDHVVIIRQVIRTLISEGMAGNELPRSFERHGRWLMWALHGGETRHIAATMGRPLTSIVATGIRNVQDLLNELELGRLGCVEYLECRMCDQGCLGGVATSESRFMSLVRLQNLNINWTLNKEERERLLELYATDLWRFSAPIQALEQKSLSGDIQEAMTRLRKMNEIYTTLPGIDCGSCGHPSCRAMAEDLARGEGEITNCIFKLKERITDLSTQIFELCGKNPETPTSLREHEIDGREGVQE; this is translated from the coding sequence TTGTCCCTGGGCATAGCGGTACGACACAGCGCCTGCAGGCGCTGCACGAAATGCATCAGAAGCTGCCCCACCCGGGCAATGAGAATTTTTCAGGGTATGGTTCGCGTCGACGACGAGCTCTGCATGGGCTGCGGAGAGTGCATCCGGGTCTGTCCCTGGAAGGCCATTGAGGTCCGGCAGGACAGTTGGGATACCATTCGAAAAAACCAGAATCTCCTGCTGACGGCTGACCCTTCCTTTTACGTACAAACGGGTTCCAGCGGCAGGACAGGGGCTCTGCAGGATTCCCTCACGCGTCTGGGGTTCGAGGATATTTCCGACTACATTTCCACCGCCTACGACCTAGCCGCTCTGGCAATCGGGCGTCAGATCAACGAACGCAAACCAGAGGAGCTTCCTCTCATATCCACCTACTGCCCCGCCGTCCTGCGCCTGATTCAGCTCAACCATCCGGAGCTGATCCGCCACCTCGTCGGGGTGGAGTCCCCGCTGGAGATCGGCATCGACTACTGGCGGAACACCACGGGCCGCGGGGAAAGCGTCGCCCTCATCGCGCCCTGCCCCGCCATGTCCCAGCTCCAGAGTCTCCCCGCGGGACGGGTAAAAAGCAACTTCGACCACGTGGTCATCATACGCCAGGTGATACGAACCCTGATCAGCGAGGGCATGGCGGGCAATGAGCTGCCCCGGTCCTTCGAACGCCACGGACGCTGGCTGATGTGGGCCCTGCACGGCGGAGAGACCCGACACATCGCCGCCACGATGGGACGCCCTCTGACCTCCATCGTCGCCACGGGAATCCGCAACGTGCAGGACCTGCTGAACGAACTGGAGCTGGGACGGCTGGGCTGCGTGGAATACCTGGAATGCCGCATGTGCGACCAGGGGTGCCTGGGCGGCGTGGCTACCTCCGAATCCCGGTTTATGTCCCTGGTGCGCCTGCAGAACCTGAACATCAACTGGACCCTGAACAAAGAAGAGCGGGAACGGCTTCTGGAGCTCTACGCCACCGACCTGTGGCGTTTCAGCGCCCCCATACAGGCGCTGGAACAGAAATCTCTGTCCGGAGACATCCAGGAGGCCATGACGCGCCTCAGGAAAATGAACGAAATTTACACGACCCTGCCGGGAATCGACTGCGGGTCCTGCGGACATCCTTCCTGCCGGGCCATGGCCGAGGATTTGGCCCGGGGCGAGGGCGAAATCACAAACTGCATTTTCAAGCTCAAGGAACGCATCACCGACCTGAGCACGCAAATTTTCGAACTCTGCGGCAAAAATCCGGAGACTCCCACGTCTCTCAGAGAGCATGAAATCGACGGCAGAGAGGGGGTACAGGAATGA
- a CDS encoding metallophosphoesterase: MNLRRPGRSKIRAAKFFPFAALPVVFFLFVLLFAGLTLFSAPGEAAWNEENLERIPRDREAFSFVVLGDTQGPNSKFPRVLPAILKEKDLLFAFDLGDLVDYATEAEYEDTFFRHVRGLSLPFLTCASNHDHFKSKNAALYSRLFGSPHYYAFQVGSTSFIVLDNGQDWSLTEEQFLWLEGELEKSRASARRFLMMHRPLADPRPNRKNLHDMSGKPENVRRLNALADKYGVTMIFTGHIHSFYTGRWGQTPFIITGGGGGGLYDRGTPASFHHYMRVDVLPDGRVKYSAVKVDVNVKVNVKNQK, from the coding sequence GTGAACCTTCGACGCCCGGGCAGAAGTAAAATCCGCGCCGCGAAATTTTTTCCCTTCGCGGCGCTTCCTGTTGTTTTTTTCCTTTTTGTCCTTCTCTTCGCCGGCCTCACGCTCTTTTCCGCCCCCGGCGAGGCGGCGTGGAACGAGGAAAATCTGGAGCGGATTCCCAGGGATCGGGAGGCCTTTTCGTTTGTCGTCCTGGGGGACACCCAGGGGCCGAACTCGAAGTTTCCCAGAGTGCTTCCCGCAATTCTGAAAGAAAAGGACCTGCTTTTCGCCTTCGACCTGGGAGATCTGGTGGACTACGCCACGGAAGCGGAGTACGAGGACACCTTTTTCCGCCACGTCCGGGGACTTTCTCTGCCTTTCCTCACCTGCGCCAGCAATCACGATCACTTCAAATCCAAAAACGCGGCGCTCTACTCCCGGCTTTTCGGCTCCCCCCACTATTACGCCTTTCAGGTGGGGAGCACCTCTTTCATCGTGCTGGATAACGGCCAGGACTGGTCCCTCACGGAAGAGCAGTTCCTCTGGCTGGAGGGCGAGCTGGAAAAATCCCGCGCCTCCGCCCGCCGTTTCCTGATGATGCATCGCCCCCTGGCCGATCCCAGGCCCAACAGAAAAAACCTTCACGACATGAGCGGCAAACCGGAGAACGTCCGCCGCCTGAACGCGCTTGCGGACAAATACGGCGTCACAATGATTTTCACCGGGCACATCCACTCGTTTTACACCGGCAGATGGGGACAAACGCCCTTTATCATCACGGGAGGAGGGGGCGGCGGCCTTTACGACCGAGGCACTCCCGCCTCGTTCCACCATTACATGCGGGTGGACGTCCTCCCCGACGGACGGGTCAAATACAGCGCCGTAAAAGTCGACGTCAACGTCAAAGTCAATGTGAAAAATCAAAAATAA
- a CDS encoding MBL fold metallo-hydrolase, with the protein MEIDVLYYGFPGKASNTFLGWSTIALLKGKDRLCLVDTGGHGARLWLLEALKERHLSCDDIDSVFLTHLHFDHIASVGLFPHATFYTGKVEWDYANTTQDPVVQEGVLPLLRVFRKVLLEKDGEEILPGVTFCHTPGHTPGCGSLVVDNPEGRTVISGDAVKNRAELRTGSVGMTQAAEVSRKSIEKVRSIARYVLPGHDCRLRIEGSEVIPEGNNDITITFPEGISIGGKSVIQLHLDD; encoded by the coding sequence GTGGAAATTGACGTTTTGTACTACGGTTTTCCGGGGAAAGCCAGCAACACTTTTCTGGGGTGGAGCACAATCGCCCTTCTGAAGGGAAAGGATCGCCTGTGCCTTGTGGACACGGGGGGACACGGCGCCCGGCTGTGGCTTCTGGAGGCGCTGAAAGAACGGCATCTCTCCTGCGACGACATCGACTCCGTGTTCCTGACCCATCTGCATTTCGACCACATCGCCAGCGTCGGACTGTTTCCTCACGCCACGTTCTACACCGGAAAAGTGGAGTGGGACTACGCCAACACCACGCAGGATCCCGTGGTGCAGGAGGGTGTCCTGCCCCTGCTGCGGGTATTCCGGAAGGTCCTTCTGGAAAAGGACGGGGAGGAGATTCTGCCGGGAGTTACGTTCTGTCACACGCCGGGACACACTCCGGGCTGCGGCTCGCTGGTGGTGGACAACCCCGAGGGGCGGACGGTCATATCGGGGGACGCCGTCAAAAACCGCGCGGAGCTCAGGACGGGAAGCGTGGGCATGACCCAGGCCGCGGAGGTGAGCCGGAAGAGCATCGAAAAGGTCCGAAGCATCGCCCGGTACGTGCTGCCGGGACACGACTGCCGCCTGCGCATCGAGGGCAGCGAGGTCATTCCCGAGGGGAACAACGACATCACCATCACGTTTCCGGAGGGGATCAGCATCGGAGGCAAAAGCGTCATCCAGCTTCACCTGGACGACTGA
- a CDS encoding mannose-1-phosphate guanylyltransferase/mannose-6-phosphate isomerase produces MSNIYGLILAGGSGVRLWPRSREELPKQFLSLRNNDTLLQSTVTRMLRAVPLPSLYAVAGSRWSALVAHQAREVARVREDFVIEEPSGRNTAPAILLGCGILRERGLMEDDVVVVTPSDHIVENVAAFDAAMDRAVETASAGYVVTLGIVPTRPETGFGYIKRGASLDGGFEVERFVEKPDAKQAEEYLKSGQYLWNGGIFVFTLKTLERELAQASPELFAEFQKGGKSLRENFDALPSISFDRAVMEKARRVAAVELDAGWSDVGSWDALYDLLEKDDSRNAAVGDVILKDSADCLVDSRNRLTALIDVKDLIVVDSPDALLVARRGSSQKVRSLVEGLKTEGRREAVQAPESARPWGLYKILCEEERFKIKRIVITPGKRLSLQYHHHRSEHWVVVRGTARVTLDDEVRFIHEGESVFIPKNVLHRLENPGKIELEIVEIQGGEYLGEDDIVRVEDDYRRV; encoded by the coding sequence ATGTCCAATATTTACGGGCTCATTCTGGCGGGAGGCAGCGGCGTTCGGCTGTGGCCCCGCTCCCGGGAGGAACTGCCCAAGCAGTTTCTGTCCCTGCGAAACAACGACACCCTGCTGCAGTCAACGGTGACGCGCATGCTGCGAGCCGTGCCGCTCCCGTCCCTTTACGCGGTGGCGGGAAGCCGGTGGAGCGCCCTGGTGGCCCATCAGGCCAGGGAGGTGGCCCGCGTCCGGGAGGATTTCGTCATCGAAGAACCCTCCGGGCGCAACACGGCCCCGGCCATTCTGCTGGGCTGCGGAATCCTGCGGGAGCGGGGTCTCATGGAGGACGACGTCGTCGTGGTCACCCCCAGCGACCACATCGTGGAGAACGTCGCCGCCTTCGACGCGGCCATGGACAGGGCGGTGGAAACCGCGTCCGCCGGGTACGTCGTAACCCTTGGAATCGTCCCCACCCGACCGGAAACGGGCTTCGGCTACATCAAACGGGGAGCGTCCCTCGACGGGGGGTTCGAGGTGGAGCGTTTCGTGGAGAAACCCGACGCCAAACAGGCGGAAGAGTACCTGAAAAGCGGACAGTACCTCTGGAACGGCGGGATTTTCGTTTTCACCCTCAAGACCCTCGAAAGAGAGCTGGCCCAGGCGTCTCCCGAACTTTTCGCGGAGTTTCAGAAAGGCGGAAAGTCGCTCCGGGAAAATTTCGACGCTCTGCCCTCCATTTCCTTCGACCGCGCCGTCATGGAAAAGGCCCGGCGTGTGGCCGCGGTGGAGCTGGACGCGGGGTGGTCGGACGTAGGCTCCTGGGACGCCCTGTACGACCTGCTGGAAAAGGACGACTCCCGAAACGCCGCCGTCGGAGACGTCATCCTGAAGGACAGCGCGGATTGTCTCGTGGACTCCCGCAACCGCCTGACCGCCCTCATCGACGTGAAGGATCTGATCGTGGTGGACTCGCCCGACGCCCTTCTCGTCGCACGGCGGGGCTCGTCTCAGAAGGTGCGCTCTCTCGTGGAGGGGCTGAAGACGGAGGGACGGAGAGAGGCCGTCCAGGCCCCGGAAAGCGCGCGCCCCTGGGGACTCTACAAAATCCTCTGCGAAGAGGAGCGCTTCAAGATCAAACGCATCGTCATCACGCCGGGCAAACGCCTGAGCCTCCAGTACCACCACCACCGCAGCGAACACTGGGTCGTGGTGCGGGGAACGGCCAGGGTCACCCTCGACGACGAGGTGCGGTTCATCCACGAGGGCGAAAGCGTATTCATCCCCAAAAACGTCCTCCATCGTCTGGAAAACCCTGGAAAAATCGAGCTTGAAATCGTGGAAATTCAGGGAGGCGAATACCTGGGAGAGGACGACATCGTCCGGGTGGAGGACGATTACCGGCGAGTCTGA
- a CDS encoding Cof-type HAD-IIB family hydrolase translates to MKLFVTDIDDTLTVGETVSGEVCRACARLREAGWDIMIATGRTFGMSKNHMRAIGVTQPALLYDGGRTMTPAGREIRSTLMDPALTAALLRSLWNEPFEVQVAGDEVIYCRERDVETISFYRQGGVPVRCIEEPFAPDPVYRLALWLPASDRVAVETRLLRSFSEVEVLSGGDRFLDILPKGVSKGAALERFIEDLPERPEVIVAAGDHKNDFTMLNCADIAAVPQNADAEVLALADVVFPAAAENGIAALMERLLSGGILPSGRVASHN, encoded by the coding sequence ATGAAGTTGTTTGTCACCGATATTGACGATACCCTTACCGTGGGAGAGACGGTTTCCGGCGAGGTTTGCCGCGCCTGCGCCCGCCTTCGGGAAGCGGGCTGGGATATCATGATCGCTACGGGCCGGACCTTCGGAATGTCGAAAAACCACATGAGGGCCATCGGCGTTACTCAGCCGGCCCTTCTTTACGACGGAGGCCGGACCATGACCCCCGCCGGACGGGAAATCCGCTCCACCCTCATGGACCCGGCTCTGACGGCGGCGCTTCTCCGCAGCCTTTGGAACGAACCCTTCGAGGTCCAGGTCGCCGGAGACGAGGTCATTTACTGCCGCGAAAGGGACGTGGAAACGATTTCGTTTTATCGTCAGGGAGGAGTGCCCGTCCGCTGCATCGAGGAGCCATTTGCCCCGGACCCCGTTTACCGGCTCGCCCTGTGGCTCCCGGCCAGTGACAGGGTCGCCGTGGAAACGCGGTTGCTCCGCTCTTTCAGCGAAGTGGAAGTTCTCTCCGGGGGAGACCGTTTTCTGGACATTCTCCCGAAAGGCGTCTCAAAGGGAGCCGCTCTGGAGCGTTTTATCGAGGATCTGCCGGAAAGGCCGGAAGTTATCGTGGCGGCCGGCGACCACAAAAACGATTTCACGATGCTAAACTGCGCGGACATCGCGGCGGTCCCCCAAAACGCGGACGCCGAAGTGCTCGCTCTGGCCGACGTCGTTTTTCCCGCGGCAGCGGAAAACGGTATCGCCGCCCTGATGGAGCGGCTTCTTTCCGGGGGAATTTTACCCTCCGGCCGCGTCGCATCCCATAACTGA
- a CDS encoding histidinol-phosphatase produces the protein MPETPELSRFLVDLHLHTVLSPCADLGMGAPEIIARCREEDISLIAVTDHNHTGNFAALRDAALEGGRGPVVLPGMEIQSMEDIHIVTLFRSEEEAKTFKDWLWLRMPPIPNQEEIFGWQLVIDARNDVLEQEPILLIQGAQYTIDEIAARALAAGAIVIPAHLDRPSFSYEAVLGQLPETFPCSAVELSPHVSHAALEGWKKRCAGRTLVRSSDAHRIEEISRSRCTPMLLAEPSFNELKLALAGEQGRKVLFP, from the coding sequence ATGCCGGAAACTCCTGAACTTTCCCGCTTCCTGGTCGATCTCCACCTGCATACCGTCCTGTCCCCCTGCGCCGATTTGGGCATGGGCGCCCCTGAAATCATCGCCCGCTGCCGCGAGGAGGACATCAGCCTCATCGCGGTGACGGACCACAACCACACGGGAAACTTCGCCGCCCTGCGAGACGCGGCCCTTGAGGGCGGCCGAGGCCCTGTGGTGCTCCCCGGCATGGAGATTCAGAGCATGGAGGACATCCACATCGTCACCCTCTTCAGAAGCGAAGAAGAAGCAAAGACCTTCAAGGACTGGCTGTGGCTGCGTATGCCGCCCATACCCAACCAGGAGGAGATTTTCGGCTGGCAGCTCGTCATCGACGCTCGAAACGACGTTCTGGAACAGGAACCGATTCTGCTGATTCAGGGGGCGCAGTACACGATCGATGAGATTGCCGCCCGAGCCCTTGCCGCCGGCGCCATTGTCATCCCCGCCCACCTCGACCGCCCCTCCTTCTCCTACGAGGCCGTCCTGGGGCAGCTCCCCGAAACCTTCCCCTGCTCCGCCGTCGAGCTTTCCCCTCACGTCTCCCACGCCGCCCTGGAGGGCTGGAAGAAACGCTGCGCCGGACGCACCCTCGTGCGGTCGTCCGACGCCCATCGAATCGAAGAAATCTCCCGCAGCCGCTGCACCCCCATGCTTCTCGCCGAGCCCTCCTTCAATGAGCTGAAACTCGCCCTTGCGGGTGAACAGGGGCGCAAAGTGCTGTTTCCCTGA
- a CDS encoding OmpH family outer membrane protein, with the protein MKKLIVGKVFGNMANRMEKRSGLWTRVSLMTAAALLILLTGSAAQAADTIGVINSQEIVRSHPKFEEVTKQLQQIGRQKESEAREAAEKETDPSKKAQVVQAKRVELSKEEERLMTPIFKDCEAAVRVVAKNKKVTIVLEKASVYFGGLDITLDVVQQIKR; encoded by the coding sequence ATGAAGAAACTCATAGTGGGTAAAGTTTTTGGTAACATGGCGAACCGGATGGAGAAGCGGAGCGGGCTTTGGACGAGAGTCTCCCTTATGACGGCGGCGGCGCTTCTGATTCTCCTGACGGGAAGCGCGGCGCAGGCGGCGGACACGATCGGCGTCATCAATTCCCAGGAAATCGTCAGAAGCCACCCCAAGTTCGAGGAAGTGACAAAGCAGCTTCAGCAAATCGGCCGGCAGAAGGAAAGCGAAGCCAGGGAAGCGGCGGAGAAGGAGACGGATCCCTCCAAAAAGGCTCAGGTCGTCCAGGCCAAGCGGGTGGAGCTCTCCAAAGAAGAAGAACGCCTGATGACGCCGATCTTCAAGGACTGCGAAGCGGCGGTGCGCGTTGTGGCCAAGAACAAAAAGGTGACCATCGTGCTGGAAAAGGCCTCGGTTTATTTTGGCGGACTGGACATCACTCTGGACGTTGTTCAGCAGATAAAGAGATAA
- a CDS encoding transcriptional regulator: MKLSAIRDLLEAEVINGQERLDAIEIEKGYASDLMSDVLAFASPGVLLLTGLTNVQIFRTAQMLDIPSIVFVRGKMPCDELLHLAQEAEMPILVTCMSMFESAGRLYNTGLAPCSIPKR, from the coding sequence CTGAAGCTCAGTGCAATCAGAGACCTTTTGGAAGCAGAAGTCATTAACGGGCAGGAACGTCTGGACGCGATAGAAATCGAGAAAGGATACGCGTCGGATCTTATGAGCGACGTGCTGGCCTTTGCATCGCCCGGCGTGCTGCTTCTGACCGGTCTGACCAACGTACAGATTTTCAGGACCGCTCAGATGCTGGATATTCCGTCCATCGTGTTTGTCCGGGGGAAAATGCCCTGCGACGAACTGCTGCACCTGGCTCAGGAGGCGGAGATGCCCATTCTCGTAACCTGCATGAGCATGTTCGAGTCGGCCGGACGGCTTTATAACACCGGACTCGCTCCCTGCAGCATCCCAAAACGATAG
- a CDS encoding sodium/proline symporter, translated as MSGVVVGLILYFAITIGISYLSNRMRPIDSQGDYIVGKGFGSIVSGFATASTLASGYAFIGLVGLGYHMGFLSLYQAILAPFCDFLCWRFIAPRVKRLSTKHKSMTTVDLLASLRGDPTGLIRILSGLIVSVFMFAYLGSNIIAAGKAAIALRIDYMTAIIGSSLLVMLYVVYGGVTAAYWAEAFQGVLMVGMCLLMPIAAVTHLGGVSEFIRKLHSIDPLLVSWSGGKMGWPLFAALWLWGGVAIGFLGQPQGLQKFIAIESEEKIPGAALIAILFNTIRQYFPLILGLCCRILFPAMPDAELATPTFIYEFFPNFMGGLMLAAVFAAIMSTNSSLLLQGTAEISVNVLRKGFFKNVVKSEAFYKNFSRLCTGIFGVVAFILAFMEVDSVFSLNQLAWAGLAASFGPALILAIYWKKTTHQGILIGILGGSIITFLWYNGGKPFFGLHQGPPSFVITGVLIVLVSLLTYRETPAAAEK; from the coding sequence ATGAGCGGCGTCGTCGTTGGACTCATTCTGTATTTCGCGATCACCATCGGCATCAGCTACCTTTCCAACCGTATGCGTCCCATCGACAGCCAGGGCGACTACATCGTGGGGAAGGGCTTCGGGAGCATCGTCAGCGGCTTCGCCACGGCCTCCACTCTGGCCAGCGGCTACGCCTTCATCGGACTGGTGGGGCTGGGCTACCACATGGGCTTCCTGTCCCTTTACCAGGCCATTCTGGCGCCTTTCTGCGACTTCCTCTGCTGGCGCTTCATCGCCCCCAGGGTCAAGAGGCTGTCCACGAAGCACAAGTCCATGACCACGGTGGACCTTCTGGCCTCTCTTCGGGGAGATCCCACGGGGCTCATCCGCATCCTCAGCGGACTCATCGTCTCCGTGTTCATGTTCGCCTACCTGGGCTCCAACATCATCGCGGCGGGCAAGGCGGCCATCGCCCTCCGGATCGACTACATGACGGCGATCATCGGCTCCTCGCTTCTCGTGATGCTCTACGTGGTTTATGGAGGCGTGACGGCGGCCTACTGGGCCGAAGCGTTCCAGGGCGTGCTCATGGTGGGCATGTGCCTCCTGATGCCCATAGCCGCCGTCACCCATCTGGGCGGGGTCAGCGAGTTCATCCGCAAGCTGCATTCCATTGATCCCCTGCTGGTCTCCTGGTCCGGAGGGAAAATGGGGTGGCCGCTCTTCGCGGCGCTATGGCTCTGGGGCGGAGTGGCCATCGGCTTTTTGGGACAGCCTCAGGGTCTGCAAAAGTTCATCGCCATCGAGTCCGAAGAAAAAATACCCGGAGCGGCGCTGATCGCCATCCTTTTCAACACCATCCGGCAGTATTTCCCGCTGATTCTCGGCCTTTGCTGCCGCATCCTCTTCCCCGCCATGCCGGACGCCGAGCTGGCCACGCCCACGTTCATCTACGAGTTTTTCCCCAACTTCATGGGGGGGCTGATGCTGGCCGCGGTTTTCGCCGCCATCATGTCGACGAACTCCTCCCTGCTCCTTCAGGGCACGGCTGAGATTTCCGTCAACGTGCTGCGGAAGGGCTTCTTCAAAAACGTGGTGAAGAGCGAGGCCTTTTATAAAAACTTCAGCCGGCTCTGCACGGGGATATTCGGCGTCGTGGCGTTCATTCTGGCCTTCATGGAGGTGGACTCCGTGTTCAGCCTGAACCAGCTGGCCTGGGCCGGGCTCGCGGCCTCCTTCGGGCCGGCGCTGATCCTGGCCATCTACTGGAAAAAGACCACGCATCAGGGAATCCTGATAGGAATCCTGGGCGGCTCCATCATCACTTTCCTCTGGTATAACGGAGGCAAGCCCTTCTTCGGCCTGCACCAGGGACCGCCCTCGTTCGTGATCACAGGCGTCCTTATCGTTCTGGTGAGCCTCCTGACTTACAGAGAAACTCCGGCGGCGGCCGAAAAGTGA
- a CDS encoding OmpH family outer membrane protein yields MSTLKSSLNLNTHLKSDLKLKRNWTKKLFLAVFLCAMPAFFPAKIAAAADTVGVIESQKILYQHPNFERVAHEVGNEARTREAELRASLEKITDPEERRRILEEGALSMKAEEARLMAPINKECLEAVTAVAKKRKITVVLEKDAAYYGGTDITEEVIAQLKAAVK; encoded by the coding sequence ATGTCAACTCTGAAATCGAGCCTGAATCTGAATACACATCTGAAAAGCGATTTAAAACTAAAACGAAACTGGACAAAAAAACTGTTCCTGGCGGTTTTCCTTTGCGCGATGCCGGCGTTTTTCCCGGCGAAAATCGCGGCCGCCGCGGACACGGTAGGAGTGATTGAGTCCCAGAAGATCCTGTACCAGCACCCGAACTTCGAACGGGTCGCCCATGAAGTGGGGAACGAAGCCCGAACCCGTGAGGCCGAGCTTCGGGCGTCCCTGGAAAAAATCACGGATCCCGAGGAAAGGCGGCGCATTCTGGAAGAGGGCGCTCTGAGCATGAAAGCGGAGGAGGCCCGGCTGATGGCCCCCATCAACAAAGAGTGTCTGGAGGCGGTCACCGCCGTGGCGAAAAAGAGAAAAATCACGGTGGTTCTGGAAAAGGACGCCGCCTACTACGGGGGGACGGACATCACCGAAGAGGTGATCGCGCAGTTAAAGGCCGCGGTCAAATAA
- a CDS encoding YciI family protein — protein sequence MILVVVSYVKPIGEVERFVTEHRAYLTKYMESRQIVLFGRRTPPIGGVILFNVNSAEEVDAIMKKDPFYLNGISKYELIDFTPSKIDERIAGILNKT from the coding sequence ATGATTCTTGTCGTTGTGTCCTACGTAAAACCCATCGGAGAAGTGGAACGTTTCGTGACGGAGCATCGGGCGTATCTGACAAAATATATGGAATCCCGTCAGATCGTGCTCTTCGGCAGACGCACGCCTCCCATCGGCGGCGTCATCCTCTTCAACGTCAACAGTGCCGAAGAAGTGGACGCCATCATGAAGAAAGATCCGTTTTACCTGAACGGCATTTCAAAGTACGAGCTGATCGACTTCACTCCCTCCAAAATCGACGAAAGAATTGCGGGCATTCTGAACAAAACATAA
- a CDS encoding serine kinase — MKTTGELCSALALNVICPGDPARPIENVIVGDLLSHILGEARENWAWVTIQVHLNVAAVAVLKELPLVILASNRAPQEDLTAKCAEENIALATTPLGAYELCCRLGALGVGNAGNS, encoded by the coding sequence ATGAAAACCACAGGAGAACTCTGCAGCGCCCTCGCGCTGAACGTGATTTGTCCGGGGGACCCCGCGCGCCCCATTGAGAACGTGATCGTGGGCGACCTCCTCAGCCACATTCTGGGGGAGGCCAGAGAGAACTGGGCCTGGGTGACGATTCAGGTCCACCTGAACGTCGCCGCCGTGGCCGTGCTGAAGGAGCTGCCGCTGGTGATCCTGGCCTCGAACCGCGCCCCTCAGGAGGACCTGACTGCCAAATGCGCCGAGGAAAACATCGCTCTCGCCACCACCCCTCTCGGCGCTTACGAGCTATGCTGCCGGCTGGGGGCACTGGGCGTAGGCAATGCCGGAAACTCCTGA
- a CDS encoding very short patch repair endonuclease, with amino-acid sequence MDIKSVEARSRNMARIKSERTAPEMFIRSHFHRRGLRYRANFKETPGKPDLYFPGRRVAVFVHGCYWHRHPGCRYAYTPSSRPEFWLPKLEGNRRRDLEVLQELKTRGIRVLIVWECTVRRMMKDQAFCSAALERGIRFVRDGTEDLLEL; translated from the coding sequence ATGGATATAAAATCTGTGGAAGCTCGAAGCCGCAACATGGCGAGGATCAAAAGCGAACGGACAGCGCCCGAGATGTTCATTCGCTCCCATTTTCACAGGCGGGGTCTGCGTTACCGGGCGAACTTCAAAGAAACGCCGGGAAAGCCCGACCTGTATTTCCCCGGCCGCCGGGTGGCGGTGTTCGTCCACGGATGTTACTGGCACCGGCATCCGGGCTGCAGATACGCGTACACTCCCTCTTCCCGTCCGGAGTTCTGGCTGCCCAAACTGGAGGGGAACCGCCGGCGGGATCTGGAGGTGCTGCAAGAGCTGAAGACGCGGGGAATCCGGGTCCTTATCGTCTGGGAGTGCACCGTCCGCCGCATGATGAAAGATCAGGCGTTTTGCAGCGCCGCGCTGGAACGGGGGATCCGCTTCGTGCGGGACGGAACGGAGGACCTCCTGGAGCTGTAA